In Micromonospora sp. NBC_01813, the following are encoded in one genomic region:
- a CDS encoding DUF4041 domain-containing protein, whose translation MSTYRFNTPPGWPVPPPQWVPPAGWKPDPTWPAAPLGWNWWIPAETPTGQTKDMPLAGPSAAHPPVIPGPATTTATPAYIDHSASVEYPARAGLSTYAGRVAAEPPVVVPPAAIVAVPSVSTGTGPNIIRPVQRSGRGGLFGGKKQLEEENEELRRQLTTLLGLDPTAVANEASALQTQVQQLQAEQRMLHGQLARLRAELVRTSEEAELQEVGIYQYRHPLANALAYKAQLADLSDRIKSMARGGTAVQANNGWTVNGSAAEGRKMVREYTKLMLRAYNAEADSCVSRVQPHRRHATVERLDKVANTIAKLGKTMGIRIDPEYHRLRAYEIDLTADYRAKLEEEKERIREERERQREERAATAELEREKARLAKEQSHYQAALAKLQAKGDDAGVAELAAKLSEIDEAIAGVEERAANVRAGYVYVISNIGAFGPRMVKIGMTRRLDPEDRVRELGDASVPFKFDTHALIFSEDAVGLEAKLHNALAEQRVNKVNHRREFFYADPAQVRDLLQEIAGQHLLAYHERAEALEWRASGAHQQQTQPVAHHSSPLTPVAG comes from the coding sequence ATGTCGACGTATCGTTTCAACACGCCGCCCGGCTGGCCTGTACCGCCGCCGCAATGGGTGCCACCGGCAGGGTGGAAACCCGATCCGACATGGCCTGCCGCGCCGCTGGGCTGGAACTGGTGGATCCCAGCGGAGACGCCGACAGGGCAGACCAAGGACATGCCGCTGGCGGGCCCTTCGGCCGCGCATCCGCCGGTCATTCCCGGGCCTGCGACAACAACCGCCACACCGGCGTACATCGACCACTCCGCGTCGGTCGAGTACCCTGCCCGGGCTGGCCTGTCGACCTACGCCGGCCGCGTGGCCGCCGAACCGCCAGTGGTCGTTCCCCCAGCGGCGATCGTGGCTGTGCCTTCGGTGTCGACGGGCACCGGACCGAACATCATCCGGCCGGTGCAACGAAGCGGCCGAGGCGGCCTGTTCGGTGGGAAGAAGCAACTGGAGGAGGAGAACGAGGAACTACGTCGACAGCTGACCACGTTGCTCGGGCTTGACCCCACCGCCGTGGCCAACGAGGCATCCGCGCTGCAGACTCAGGTGCAGCAGCTTCAGGCCGAGCAGCGCATGCTGCATGGTCAGCTCGCTCGGCTGCGCGCCGAACTCGTCCGCACCTCAGAGGAGGCCGAACTCCAGGAGGTCGGCATCTACCAGTATCGGCATCCACTGGCTAATGCACTGGCCTATAAGGCCCAACTCGCGGATCTGTCGGACCGGATCAAGTCGATGGCCCGCGGCGGTACGGCGGTGCAGGCGAACAACGGCTGGACGGTGAACGGCTCAGCTGCCGAGGGCCGCAAGATGGTCCGCGAGTACACCAAACTGATGCTTCGCGCGTACAACGCCGAGGCGGACAGCTGTGTATCGCGAGTGCAGCCACATCGACGTCACGCGACCGTCGAGCGTCTCGACAAGGTCGCCAATACGATCGCCAAGCTCGGCAAGACCATGGGGATTCGAATTGACCCAGAATATCACCGGCTGCGCGCGTACGAGATCGACCTGACGGCCGACTACCGCGCCAAGCTGGAGGAGGAGAAGGAACGTATCCGCGAGGAACGCGAGCGGCAGCGGGAGGAACGGGCGGCGACCGCCGAGTTGGAACGCGAGAAGGCGCGCCTGGCGAAGGAGCAGTCCCACTACCAGGCCGCGCTCGCCAAACTGCAGGCGAAGGGCGACGATGCGGGGGTCGCCGAGCTGGCGGCAAAACTGTCCGAGATCGACGAGGCGATCGCCGGGGTCGAAGAACGCGCTGCGAATGTACGGGCTGGCTATGTCTACGTCATCTCGAACATTGGCGCGTTCGGGCCGAGGATGGTCAAGATCGGAATGACTCGGCGCCTTGACCCCGAGGACCGGGTCCGAGAGCTCGGCGACGCCTCAGTGCCGTTCAAGTTCGACACCCACGCGCTGATCTTCAGCGAGGACGCGGTCGGGCTGGAGGCCAAGCTGCACAACGCACTGGCCGAGCAGCGGGTCAACAAGGTGAATCACCGTCGCGAGTTCTTCTACGCCGACCCAGCGCAGGTCCGCGACCTGCTGCAGGAGATCGCCGGCCAGCACCTGCTGGCCTACCACGAGCGTGCCGAAGCACTCGAATGGCGGGCCAGCGGCGCACACCAGCAGCAGACCCAGCCGGTGGCCCATCATTCCTCGCCCCTGACGCCGGTCGCCGGCTGA
- a CDS encoding DUF4236 domain-containing protein, whose protein sequence is MTMSIYLRTSLKAGPFRFNLSPSGIGVSVGVPGFRVGSGPRGNYVRIGGRGVHYAAARQPARRPPAMVHQAGHGLTEAPPPGSSPAAAVAMQDLSGAPVQQLVAVHPSELVAQIAAAQRRVALWPYAACLIGLVALLTMPFGLGLLLIGAPAVVWIYLRDAARRAVVTFYQVDDQPAVRFGALTAAHAYAAQSHGRWHVAAQGSLVTSYQRKVNAGAGSLIQRSPAGLTVAGPPVLVTNIAVPTLSSGSRAVHFLPDRVLIRDGSRYAELPYPILQVRAQQQRFIEDGPVPGDSRMIGTTWQYANVKGGPDRRYKDNRQLPIMLYSRLTLSSPSGLLMVCDFSRPDTAGVLAGALAAMR, encoded by the coding sequence ATGACCATGAGTATCTATCTGCGTACCAGCCTGAAAGCCGGGCCGTTCCGATTCAACCTCTCCCCGTCCGGGATCGGAGTCTCGGTCGGCGTCCCCGGGTTCCGGGTCGGTTCCGGGCCGCGCGGCAACTATGTGCGGATCGGCGGGCGTGGCGTCCACTATGCCGCCGCCCGACAGCCGGCCCGGCGACCTCCAGCGATGGTCCACCAGGCCGGTCACGGCCTGACCGAGGCTCCGCCGCCAGGGTCATCGCCAGCCGCGGCGGTCGCGATGCAGGACCTCAGTGGCGCGCCGGTCCAGCAACTCGTCGCCGTACACCCCTCCGAGTTGGTCGCGCAGATCGCCGCCGCCCAACGCCGTGTCGCACTCTGGCCGTACGCCGCCTGCCTGATCGGCCTCGTGGCACTGCTGACGATGCCGTTCGGGCTTGGACTGCTGCTGATCGGCGCGCCCGCTGTCGTATGGATCTACCTGCGCGACGCCGCGCGCCGTGCAGTCGTCACCTTCTACCAGGTCGACGACCAGCCGGCCGTCCGGTTCGGTGCGCTGACCGCTGCCCACGCATACGCCGCTCAGTCACACGGCCGTTGGCATGTGGCGGCGCAGGGGAGTCTGGTCACGTCGTACCAGCGGAAGGTCAACGCCGGTGCCGGCAGCCTTATCCAGCGCAGCCCCGCCGGGCTGACTGTCGCCGGTCCACCGGTCCTGGTGACCAACATCGCCGTACCGACGCTGAGCAGCGGAAGCCGTGCTGTGCACTTCCTGCCGGATCGGGTCCTGATCCGTGACGGCAGCCGGTACGCCGAACTGCCGTACCCGATCCTGCAGGTGCGCGCGCAACAGCAGCGGTTCATCGAGGACGGGCCGGTCCCCGGCGACTCACGGATGATCGGTACCACCTGGCAGTACGCCAACGTCAAGGGTGGCCCCGACCGACGCTACAAGGACAACCGTCAACTGCCGATCATGCTGTACAGCCGCCTCACGCTCAGCAGCCCGTCCGGGTTGCTCATGGTGTGCGACTTCTCCCGACCGGACACAGCCGGAGTTCTCGCCGGTGCCCTCGCCGCGATGCGGTAG
- a CDS encoding ABC transporter ATP-binding protein, which translates to MVNNIVLVTGEEGAGKSTILRALLPYTTDGTRVDAEDIGQTNPAQWTTGSSICSDATSQLW; encoded by the coding sequence GTGGTCAACAACATCGTCCTCGTCACCGGCGAGGAGGGTGCCGGCAAATCGACGATCCTGCGTGCGCTGCTCCCCTACACGACTGACGGCACGCGGGTCGACGCCGAAGACATCGGGCAGACCAACCCTGCCCAATGGACGACGGGTTCTTCGATCTGCTCCGACGCAACATCGCAGCTCTGGTGA
- a CDS encoding ADP-ribosylglycohydrolase family protein has translation MTFLNLCYDSLAGLSVGDALGAQFFVPGTSLAALLDGDPPAGPWPWTDDTEMACSIVAELREHDSIEQDSLAARFAEHFEPYRGYGAGAVVLLRQVRQGIPWRDAASAAFDGQGSMGNGAAMRVAPLGAFHAGDNRTAALQAWRSAEVTHAHPDAILGAVAVAVAAAEAGWSRLTRSRPEPAELLDVVLAHLIDGRLHAGIVRAKRLLGVDVAEAAYELGNGSQVLAFDTVPFALWVAATRLDDYPAAIHACVEAGGDVDTTAAIVGGVVAAYTGSGPGGIPAQWLARREPLPNPVRR, from the coding sequence ATGACGTTTCTCAACCTCTGCTACGACAGTCTTGCCGGGCTTTCCGTCGGTGATGCCCTCGGCGCCCAGTTCTTCGTCCCCGGCACCAGTCTTGCCGCCTTGCTCGACGGGGACCCGCCGGCCGGCCCCTGGCCGTGGACCGACGACACCGAGATGGCCTGCTCGATCGTCGCCGAGTTGCGCGAGCACGACAGCATCGAGCAGGACAGCCTGGCGGCCCGGTTCGCCGAACACTTCGAGCCGTACCGTGGCTACGGTGCCGGCGCGGTGGTCCTGCTGCGCCAGGTCCGGCAGGGCATTCCCTGGCGGGACGCCGCCAGTGCGGCGTTCGACGGTCAGGGGTCGATGGGCAACGGCGCGGCGATGCGGGTCGCCCCGCTCGGCGCGTTCCACGCTGGCGACAACCGTACCGCCGCTCTGCAGGCCTGGCGGTCGGCGGAGGTCACCCACGCCCATCCCGACGCCATCCTGGGTGCGGTGGCGGTCGCCGTCGCGGCGGCCGAAGCCGGCTGGTCCCGGCTGACCCGGTCGCGGCCCGAACCGGCCGAACTGCTCGACGTGGTGCTGGCCCACCTGATCGACGGCCGGCTGCACGCAGGGATCGTCCGGGCCAAACGGTTGTTGGGGGTCGACGTCGCCGAGGCGGCGTACGAGTTGGGCAACGGGTCGCAGGTGCTGGCCTTCGACACCGTTCCGTTCGCGCTGTGGGTCGCCGCGACCCGGCTCGACGACTACCCGGCGGCGATCCACGCCTGTGTCGAGGCCGGCGGTGACGTCGACACCACCGCGGCGATCGTCGGGGGCGTCGTGGCCGCGTACACCGGCTCCGGCCCGGGCGGGATCCCGGCGCAGTGGCTGGCCCGCCGCGAGCCGCTCCCCAACCCTGTACGCCGATGA
- a CDS encoding nucleotidyltransferase domain-containing protein gives MKDLVERHTVLAVVVGSRAYGLHGPDSDYDRRGVYVAPTRAFWRLDKPPTHLDGPAPEQFSWEFERFCALALQGNPTVLEVLWSPLIETLREDGEQLLATRHAFLSTRLAQTYGGYARDQLDRVAARRERTGETNHKQAMHMIRLLTAGTHVLRTGEVLVDVGQLRDRLLAVRRGELPWPAVTRWAADLLVELDDAAAGTALPEQPDRAAVDRLLIAVRERNLA, from the coding sequence GTGAAGGACCTTGTCGAGCGGCACACCGTACTCGCCGTCGTCGTCGGATCCCGGGCGTACGGGCTGCACGGGCCGGACTCCGACTACGACCGGCGCGGCGTGTACGTGGCCCCGACCCGGGCGTTCTGGCGGCTGGACAAGCCGCCCACCCACCTCGACGGGCCGGCGCCGGAGCAGTTCTCCTGGGAGTTCGAACGCTTCTGCGCGCTCGCCCTGCAGGGCAATCCGACCGTCCTGGAGGTGCTCTGGTCGCCGCTGATCGAGACGCTGCGTGAGGACGGCGAGCAGTTGCTGGCCACCCGGCATGCGTTCCTGTCGACTCGGCTGGCCCAGACGTACGGCGGCTATGCCCGCGACCAGCTCGACCGGGTCGCGGCCCGCCGCGAACGCACCGGCGAGACGAACCACAAGCAGGCGATGCACATGATCCGGCTGCTGACCGCCGGTACGCACGTGCTGCGGACCGGGGAGGTCCTGGTCGACGTGGGACAGTTACGGGACCGGCTGCTGGCGGTCCGACGCGGCGAACTGCCGTGGCCGGCGGTCACCCGCTGGGCGGCAGACCTGCTGGTCGAGCTCGACGACGCGGCGGCCGGCACCGCACTGCCGGAGCAACCCGACCGGGCCGCCGTCGACCGGCTGCTCATCGCCGTACGGGAAAGGAATTTGGCGTGA
- a CDS encoding DNA-binding protein: MSTRHLPAQVGDLPPIGRPANSALLAAGVTTLAEVATYRRDDLLAMHGVGPKAVGILATALAERGLTFAD; encoded by the coding sequence ATGAGCACTCGCCATCTGCCCGCGCAGGTCGGTGACCTGCCGCCGATCGGGCGGCCCGCCAACAGTGCCCTGCTCGCAGCCGGCGTCACCACCCTCGCCGAGGTCGCCACGTACCGTCGTGACGACCTGCTGGCCATGCATGGCGTCGGCCCGAAGGCCGTCGGCATCCTCGCCACCGCGCTGGCCGAACGCGGCCTCACCTTCGCTGACTGA
- a CDS encoding DUF397 domain-containing protein, translated as MSRARWRKSSRSGDNGGSCVEVATLAGGTIGVRDSKDPHGPALLFPTDAWTAFLTATSSR; from the coding sequence CTGTCCCGCGCCCGGTGGCGCAAGAGCAGCCGCAGCGGCGACAACGGTGGCTCCTGCGTCGAGGTGGCCACGCTGGCCGGCGGCACGATCGGCGTACGCGACTCCAAGGACCCGCACGGCCCCGCGCTTCTCTTCCCCACCGACGCCTGGACGGCGTTCCTCACCGCGACGTCCAGCCGCTGA
- a CDS encoding DUF397 domain-containing protein, with protein sequence MDLSEAIWRKSSRSSGGGSGDCVEVADLDIAVGVRDSKDTTGPALIFSPAAFTNFLSGLKDYESAKG encoded by the coding sequence ATGGACCTTTCCGAGGCGATCTGGCGAAAGAGCAGCCGGTCCAGCGGTGGCGGAAGCGGCGACTGCGTCGAGGTTGCCGATCTTGACATCGCCGTAGGCGTACGGGACAGCAAGGACACCACCGGTCCGGCCCTGATCTTCAGCCCGGCTGCCTTCACCAACTTCCTGTCCGGTCTCAAGGACTACGAGTCCGCGAAGGGCTGA
- a CDS encoding MOSC domain-containing protein has translation MVVAVSVDGRHRFSKPVVDEITLLAGLGVAGDAHCGVTVQHRSRVAADPTQPNLRQVHLIHSELHHELRVQGFAVEPGQLGENVTTSGLDLLALPRGTQLRIGPHAVVEVTGLRNPCQQINTFRPGMLKAVVDTDEAGNLVRKAGIMSIVLVGGPVRSGDPITVELPAPPHLPLDRV, from the coding sequence ATGGTGGTTGCGGTCAGCGTCGACGGCAGGCACCGGTTCAGTAAGCCGGTGGTCGACGAGATCACCCTGCTGGCCGGGCTCGGTGTGGCAGGTGACGCGCACTGTGGGGTCACCGTCCAACACCGGTCCCGGGTCGCCGCCGATCCGACCCAGCCGAATCTGCGCCAGGTGCACCTGATCCACAGTGAGCTACACCACGAGCTGCGGGTGCAGGGCTTCGCCGTCGAGCCGGGCCAGCTGGGGGAAAACGTCACCACCAGCGGTCTGGACCTGCTGGCGTTGCCCAGGGGTACGCAGCTGAGGATCGGGCCGCACGCCGTCGTCGAGGTCACCGGGCTGCGTAACCCGTGCCAGCAGATCAACACCTTCCGCCCCGGGATGCTCAAAGCTGTCGTCGACACCGACGAGGCGGGCAACCTGGTCCGTAAGGCCGGGATCATGAGCATCGTGCTGGTCGGCGGTCCGGTTCGCAGCGGCGACCCAATCACCGTCGAGCTGCCGGCGCCGCCGCACCTGCCACTGGACCGGGTCTGA
- a CDS encoding SgcJ/EcaC family oxidoreductase — MTTSNAVATAELSAEDQTAIAALPARLVAAWAAHDPAAFAELFTEDGTMILPGLYNKGRAAIETYMAEGFASRFRGTRVTGQPIELKPLGADVAALITEGGVIAAGESELSAGAAIRASWIVVKRADQWFLAVYQNCPRDPAA, encoded by the coding sequence ATGACAACCAGCAACGCCGTAGCGACAGCAGAGCTGTCAGCCGAGGACCAAACGGCAATCGCCGCCCTGCCAGCGCGACTGGTGGCGGCTTGGGCAGCGCACGACCCGGCGGCCTTCGCCGAGTTGTTCACCGAGGACGGGACCATGATCCTGCCCGGCCTCTACAACAAAGGCCGTGCCGCCATCGAGACGTACATGGCTGAGGGATTCGCCAGCCGCTTCCGGGGTACGCGGGTCACCGGGCAGCCGATCGAGCTGAAGCCGTTGGGCGCTGACGTGGCCGCGCTGATCACCGAGGGTGGCGTCATCGCGGCGGGTGAGTCCGAGCTTTCCGCCGGAGCAGCCATCCGTGCATCATGGATTGTCGTCAAGCGCGCAGACCAGTGGTTCCTGGCCGTCTACCAGAACTGTCCGCGCGATCCTGCGGCCTGA
- a CDS encoding SDR family NAD(P)-dependent oxidoreductase has product MLLPDKTAVIYGGGGAIGSATARAFAREGAQVYLAGRTLTKLEAVADEIRRAGGKAEVAQVDAMDEMAVGEHADEVAKAAGGIDIALNAVGVMHVQGTTFEHLSLADYQQPISAYTRTHFITAKAVAKHMVRQGSGVILMLSTPGSRIPGTGFLGFGVTCAAIETTSRLLAVELGPSGIRVVCLRPDAIPEAVAAGSHSRDVFAPAAAKAGLTVSDMLAGAAGNTLLKRLPTLSEVADTAAFLASDRASAITGAVTNVTCGSLVD; this is encoded by the coding sequence ATGCTGCTGCCAGACAAGACAGCTGTAATTTATGGTGGTGGCGGCGCAATCGGCTCTGCGACGGCCCGTGCCTTCGCCCGCGAGGGCGCTCAGGTCTACCTTGCCGGACGCACACTGACCAAGTTGGAAGCGGTCGCCGACGAGATCCGCCGAGCTGGCGGGAAAGCCGAGGTCGCACAGGTCGACGCGATGGACGAGATGGCCGTCGGTGAGCACGCCGACGAGGTTGCCAAGGCCGCGGGTGGCATCGATATCGCACTCAACGCGGTGGGCGTCATGCATGTTCAAGGTACGACGTTCGAGCACCTGTCGCTTGCGGACTATCAGCAGCCGATCAGTGCGTACACCCGTACCCACTTCATCACGGCCAAGGCCGTGGCGAAACACATGGTCCGGCAGGGTTCCGGAGTGATTCTCATGTTGTCGACGCCGGGGTCGCGCATTCCCGGCACAGGATTCCTCGGCTTCGGGGTGACGTGCGCGGCGATCGAGACGACGTCGCGCCTACTCGCGGTGGAGCTTGGCCCGAGTGGGATTCGCGTCGTCTGCCTGCGCCCCGATGCCATCCCCGAGGCGGTCGCCGCCGGCTCGCACAGCCGTGACGTGTTCGCGCCGGCCGCTGCGAAGGCCGGCCTCACCGTCTCGGACATGCTGGCGGGCGCCGCGGGGAACACCCTGCTCAAGCGCCTTCCCACGCTGTCGGAGGTCGCCGACACCGCAGCCTTCCTGGCCTCTGACCGGGCCTCGGCGATCACGGGCGCGGTGACGAACGTGACCTGCGGCTCGCTGGTGGACTGA
- a CDS encoding epoxide hydrolase family protein, giving the protein MYPFRIDIPQKDLDDLHRRLSETRWPTELPGVGWSRGVPLDYLKELVEYWRTTYDWRKAEHQLNAYPQFTTEIDGENVHFLHIRSPEPTAMPLLLTHGWPGSIVEFLPSIGPLTDPAAHGGNPADAFHLVVPSIPGHGFSGPLNQTGWHIPRIAHAWAVLMSRLGYESYGAQGGDWGSFISLELGKIDPQHVAGVHVNLLLTPTSGDPAELDNLGEVDRVRLDRLERYQTELSGYARLQATRPQTVSYGLHDSPVGQLAWIIEKFREWTESSNVPEDAIDRDLLLTNVMLYWLTGTAGSSAQLYYESNEYLGKWFTPGAREPLTVPIGVAVATPDVTPPVRSFAERDLPTIIHWQEYDRGSHFFAMEEPDLFVHDVRLFYRSLRPALAQI; this is encoded by the coding sequence ATGTACCCGTTCCGGATCGACATTCCACAGAAAGACCTGGACGATCTGCACCGCCGCCTGTCGGAGACCCGGTGGCCCACCGAACTGCCCGGCGTCGGGTGGAGCCGGGGCGTGCCGCTGGACTACCTCAAGGAACTCGTCGAGTACTGGCGGACCACGTACGACTGGCGCAAGGCCGAGCACCAACTCAACGCGTACCCCCAGTTCACCACTGAGATCGACGGCGAGAACGTTCACTTCCTGCATATCCGCTCCCCCGAGCCCACCGCCATGCCGCTGCTGCTCACCCACGGCTGGCCCGGCTCCATCGTCGAGTTCCTCCCGTCGATCGGACCGCTGACCGATCCGGCCGCACACGGCGGAAACCCGGCGGACGCGTTCCACCTCGTGGTGCCGTCGATCCCCGGCCACGGCTTCTCCGGACCGCTGAACCAGACCGGTTGGCACATCCCGCGTATCGCCCACGCCTGGGCCGTGCTGATGAGCCGCCTCGGGTACGAGTCGTACGGCGCACAGGGTGGAGACTGGGGCTCGTTCATCTCACTCGAGTTGGGCAAGATCGACCCCCAGCACGTCGCCGGGGTGCACGTCAACCTGCTACTCACGCCGACGAGTGGAGACCCCGCCGAACTCGACAACCTCGGTGAGGTCGACAGAGTCCGGCTCGACCGGCTCGAGCGGTACCAGACGGAGCTTTCCGGGTACGCGAGGTTGCAGGCGACACGTCCCCAGACGGTGAGCTACGGACTCCACGACTCGCCGGTCGGCCAGCTCGCCTGGATCATCGAGAAGTTCCGTGAATGGACCGAGTCGTCGAACGTACCCGAGGACGCGATCGACCGGGACCTGCTGCTGACCAACGTGATGCTCTACTGGCTCACCGGCACCGCCGGTTCCTCCGCTCAGCTCTACTACGAGTCGAACGAGTACCTCGGCAAGTGGTTCACCCCCGGTGCACGGGAACCCCTCACCGTGCCGATCGGCGTGGCGGTCGCCACACCGGACGTGACCCCGCCGGTACGCAGCTTCGCCGAGCGTGACCTGCCCACGATCATCCACTGGCAGGAGTACGACCGGGGAAGCCACTTCTTCGCGATGGAGGAGCCAGACCTGTTCGTTCACGACGTACGCCTGTTCTACCGCTCGCTGCGGCCCGCGCTGGCTCAGATCTGA
- a CDS encoding acyl-CoA dehydrogenase family protein: MSTTEAPLRTEAVRRATELAPTLRNHSLWTEANRRLHEESLEALTASGLLRLRAPARYGGNEGDSRTMVDVCAAIGRGDGSAAWTLSVWYTCGWMACMFSDEAQDEVFANPDARVCGVLSPTAVGTPKDGGLVVNGSWHFVSGALHSDWQVIVALVPAPNGQDQIPMLGLVPVDELEIVDDWHVAGLKGTGSVTTVAKDVFVPEHRLLSTISVLQDQYASVANANRPVYQTPLMPVGCASFIGTAVGLAQAARDNFLERLPSRGITYTAYESQSTAPITHLQVAQASLLIDEVEFHARRVAQLCDTKESWTLEERVRTRASTGRAFQLTKSAVDLLNTASGGSSVHESVPIQRIERDVQTMNLHALMHPNTTAEVYGRVLCGLEPNTPFI, from the coding sequence ATGTCGACAACAGAGGCACCGTTACGGACGGAAGCCGTCCGCCGGGCAACAGAACTTGCGCCGACCCTTCGTAATCATTCCCTCTGGACAGAGGCAAACCGGCGCCTGCACGAAGAATCCCTTGAGGCCCTCACCGCCAGCGGACTGCTGCGGCTGCGGGCCCCCGCACGTTACGGCGGAAACGAGGGCGACTCCCGCACGATGGTGGACGTCTGCGCCGCGATCGGCCGCGGCGACGGCTCGGCCGCATGGACCCTGTCGGTCTGGTACACGTGCGGCTGGATGGCGTGCATGTTCTCGGACGAGGCACAGGACGAGGTTTTCGCCAATCCCGATGCCCGGGTCTGCGGAGTCCTGAGCCCGACGGCGGTCGGCACACCCAAGGACGGCGGTCTGGTAGTCAACGGGAGCTGGCACTTCGTCAGTGGCGCGTTGCACAGCGACTGGCAGGTGATCGTCGCTCTCGTCCCGGCACCGAACGGGCAGGACCAGATCCCCATGCTCGGCCTGGTACCCGTCGACGAACTCGAGATCGTCGACGACTGGCACGTTGCCGGTCTGAAGGGCACCGGCAGCGTCACCACCGTCGCCAAGGACGTGTTCGTCCCCGAGCACCGGCTACTCTCCACCATCTCGGTACTCCAGGACCAGTACGCGTCCGTGGCCAACGCGAACCGACCGGTTTACCAGACGCCGTTGATGCCGGTCGGCTGCGCCTCGTTCATCGGCACCGCGGTCGGTCTGGCCCAGGCTGCCCGAGACAACTTCCTCGAGCGTCTACCCAGTCGCGGGATCACCTACACCGCCTATGAAAGCCAGAGCACCGCGCCGATAACGCACCTCCAGGTGGCGCAGGCCAGTCTGCTGATCGACGAAGTCGAGTTCCACGCACGCCGGGTGGCACAACTGTGTGACACCAAGGAGTCCTGGACCCTTGAAGAGCGAGTACGTACCCGGGCAAGTACCGGGCGCGCGTTTCAACTCACCAAGTCGGCGGTAGACCTTCTCAATACGGCAAGCGGTGGGTCGTCGGTGCACGAGAGCGTTCCGATCCAACGGATCGAGCGCGACGTGCAGACCATGAACCTGCACGCTCTGATGCACCCGAATACGACCGCCGAAGTGTACGGGCGAGTGCTGTGTGGGCTGGAGCCGAACACACCCTTCATCTGA